From the Candidatus Atribacteria bacterium ADurb.Bin276 genome, the window GATGGTTTTGCCGGATTAGTTGAAGGAAGATGGAAAACTCTCCAATATAATGATGTGTCAGGAATTATGCCCTTGGGGGGAACGATTTTGGGAACCTCTAATAAAGCTAATCCTTTTAAGTATCCCTGTACTGAATATGGGAAACTTTGTTTCAAAGACCTTTCTCAAGAAGCAATAGATAATTATCACTCTATGGGATTACAGGCACTGATTGCTATTGGTGGAGACGGGACTTTCCATATTTCCGATGGATTTATTAATAAAGGATTAAGCATAGTGGGAGTACCAAAAACCATCGATAATGATTTGTCGGAGACTGATTTTACTTTTGGTTTTGATTCAGCGGTATGGGTTGCTACTGAAGCCATTGACCGCCTTCATACCACTGCTCAAGCCCATCATCGGGTTATGGTCGTAGAGGTGATGGGTCGATATGCCGGTTGGATTGCGCTTCATTCTGGAATCGCCGGTGGTGGTGATGTTATTCTCATTCCAGAGATTGATTATAATATTGAAAATGTATGTACTTTTATACGTAAACGAATTGCTGCTGGGAAAAAGTTTAGCATAGTGGTTGTTGCCGAGGGATCGAAACCTCAAGATGGAGATTTTACCGTATTACGTAAAGTGGAAGAGAGCCATGACCAAATTCGTTTGGGTGGCATTGGCCATGTTATTGGTGAGCAGATTGAAGAAAAGACGGGTATTGAAACCCGGGTAGTTATTCTTGGTCATTTATTGAGAGGTGGTTCTCCCACTCCCTATGATCGCGTACTCGCCAGCCGTTTTGGAGCAGCGGCAGTGGATTTGGTTGCTCAAGAACAATTTGGATTGTTTCCAGCTTTGCGAGGCAATGAAATTATACCGGTTCCCATTAAGAAAGCCATTGATAAGCTTAAAACTATACCTTTAGGCCATTCCTTGCTGCAGGTTGCTCGTTCCACTGGAACTTGTTTAGGGGAGTAAGAATGTAATATTATTTAGTAAGATAAATAAAAGATTGAGCTTATAAGATTGCCACATCGCTCCACTCCTTACAAATGATGACAAAAGTTCCTTCTCCCTTGATGGGAGAAGGTCAGGATGAGGGTGAGAACCCGGAATGAGATCCTCACGGATTCAAAAGACGAATCCTCAGGATGACGCCTCAGCGTCAGATGAGATCCTCACGCGGAAAAGCACCGCTCAGGATGACGGATTAAAGCACCCTCCCCGCCGCAAAGCGGCACCGTTCGAACAAGGAGGGGAATTGTTGAATTCATTCCCCCATTGAGGGGGGATTGAAGGGGGGTGTGCCTTTTTCTGTTTTTTTATCACTTTTCACTTATTCATGTATTTTCAGGATAGAAATGGAGAAATAAATATGTTTAAGGATCGCCTAAACAAAGCATTAGATATCGTCAAAATTGCTGGGATGATTGCCCAAGAGCGACAGCAATCTATAGGCCATATTGAAGATAAAACCAGCCCCATGGATGTTGTTACCGATATCGATCGCGAAACTCAGGATTTGATATTAAAAACCCTTAAGAAAAATTTCCCAGAAGATATCACCTGGGGTGA encodes:
- the pfkA1_1 gene encoding 6-phosphofructokinase 1, which encodes MPIRRIGVLSAGGDCPGINAVIHAVVKKAILDYQMEVYGIFDGFAGLVEGRWKTLQYNDVSGIMPLGGTILGTSNKANPFKYPCTEYGKLCFKDLSQEAIDNYHSMGLQALIAIGGDGTFHISDGFINKGLSIVGVPKTIDNDLSETDFTFGFDSAVWVATEAIDRLHTTAQAHHRVMVVEVMGRYAGWIALHSGIAGGGDVILIPEIDYNIENVCTFIRKRIAAGKKFSIVVVAEGSKPQDGDFTVLRKVEESHDQIRLGGIGHVIGEQIEEKTGIETRVVILGHLLRGGSPTPYDRVLASRFGAAAVDLVAQEQFGLFPALRGNEIIPVPIKKAIDKLKTIPLGHSLLQVARSTGTCLGE